CGATCGGATAGGTCACGAGACGCTCGACTTCCGTCGGCGAAAGACCTGGCGCCTTGGTCACGACCTGCACTAAAACACTGGTGACGTCCGGAAAGGCATCGATCGGAATTGTCCGAAAGGCATAGACCCCGCCCGCTCCGAGCAAGACCGCGCAAATAATGATGAGGAGGCGTTGACGGAGAGAAATGTCAAGGAGGCGTGAGACCATCAGACGGGTTTCTTCAACAACTCAGACTTTAAGATAAAGGCACCGTGCGTCACCACCGGCTCTCCTTCGTTCAGTCCGCTAAGAATGGACGTCAGCGTACCATTCGACTCACCGATGTGCACCTCTCGCATTTCATACTCATTCGCCCCGCGTTGCACAAAGACGAAGGTCCGGCCCTGATCTCGTTGCAACGCCGCCTCCGGCACTGCCAAGCGATCCGGCTGTGACTCGGAAAAGAGGCGAATGGTGGAGAACATTTCCGGCTTGAGCCTCCCATCTTGGTTCGGCAATTCAATCCTCAGTTGCATGGTCCGTGTGATCGGATCCAACACATCGCCGACATACGTAATCATCCCTTTGAACACCTCTTTCGGATAGGCATTGATCCGGACGTCAACCTGGGTGCCACCGGAAGCATGGACGGAATGGACGAATGGAATGTCTTTTTCCGGAATGTTCGCGAGCACCCAGACCTCCGAGAGATCCGCGATCACGAACAAGTTCTCCGTTGTCTCAACGACCTCACCACGTGTCAACTTGCGCCCGATGATCCGACCGCCGAACGGCGCCACAATCGGAACGACCGAGCGGATCTTCCGGCTACGATCAAGCCGGTTAAATTCTTCCTCGTTCATGCCGAGCAACTTAAGCCGGTCATGCGATTCATTGCCCTCGGCTTGAGCGCTCAACAATTCCGCTTGACGCCGTTGCAGCTCGGCCTCACCGATCACCTGCTCCTGCAAGAGAAATTGCGCACGATTGAAGGCTTGCTCAGCAACATGGAGCTTGGCCTTGGCCTTGAGATACGAAGACTGCGCCAGCCCCAGCTCGCTGCTGTACAAGATCGCCAGCGGCGCGTTCGCTTTCACTTCCTGCCCAAGGTCAGCGTACACTTCGACCACTCTACCACGGACCAAGGTGGTGATCTCCGCCATGTTCCGCTGATTAGGCTGCACGATCGCTGGAAAGTCTCGGTGTGTCCGGAAGTCACTGCGGACAACCGGCTGAACCACTACCCCCACCCGTAACGATTCTTCCGCTGACAACGTGATGCGCCCTGGCGTGGAAACGGCAGCCGGCTCTTTACTGGCCACCACATCACTCGGTGTTCCATCACAGCCTGCATCCAGTATCATCACGCTGAACAACACACTCCATAGTCCTCGATTGAGATACGACGACCGAGGTTGGATAGCATGAAACCGAGCGTTCACAACGTTCCCCCTACAGCTTGTTCCAGCCTGGCCAACGAGACGGAAAGGTCATGCCGCGCCAGGGCATAGTCGAGTAAAATTTGTCGCTGGACCCGCTGAGCGTCAAGCACTTCCAAGAGACTTGAGGCCCCCTGTTGAAAACTAAACCGTGCGAGCCGCAAGGCTTCCTGTGCTTGCTTCAAGAGGCCCTTGTCAAACACATCGATCAACTCGGCCGTCGTTTGGACATCTTGATAATGCTGATAGACGGCTCGCCCGAGCTCATTGCGCATCCGAAGCAGCTCTGCCTCATCCCGACGTTTCACTCCTAATGACGCGGCAATCTCTCCCTGACGCCGATACCATAGCGGCATCGGTATCGAGAGACCTCCTTGAAACGCCTCCCGGCCGATTTCACGCCAATAGCTCCCATTGACCGTGATGGTTGGTACCCGTGCCTGCCGTTCAAATTGAATCTTCCAATCCGATTGCTCGACAGACTTCAACAAGCGCTGGATCGTGGGGTGTTGATCCATCATTCGAGTCATGAGACCTTCAATCTGCAACTCTCGAGGAATGTTTCTGAACTCGCCATAGACCGAATACGCCGGGCCGAGCACACCGCCGGTCAAGGTATCAACAGCAACCCGGTTGATCCGAACGAAATTGTCAGCACGAGCGAGTTGTTGACGGGCCTTTAGGACTTCAACCTCTGCTTTGATGGACTCAAACTGTGGAGCTTCGCCGGATTTGACGCGTGCCTTGACGATTCGGGCCACACCTTCAACGGTATCGAGATTCTGCCGAGCCAGATCAGCCTCCTGTTGAGCCAACAGCAGATCATAGAATGCGACTTTGACCTGCGAGGCCAGATTCAACCGGGTTTCCAACATCCCGACGCTGGCTGTGGCCAAACCAAGATCCGCCACTCGTTGCCGTGCCGCACGCAATGCCGGCCATTCGACCGGCTGCCCGACCGTCACGCTATATTCAGTGAGCGACTGAATATTCTCCGGGGGTCCCACGGTCGTGTCTCTAAGCCTCCCACGACCGCCATTGCTGGACACAGTCGGATTGGGATAGGCACCGGCAGCTGTCTGCTGACCCTTTTGCTGTTCAATCGTGCCTTCCGCGATGGAGACCACCGGATTCTTCGTCAAAGCCAGATCAACAATTGTCTCAAGACCGTACACCTGGTTCCCGGATTCCGCAGACACCGAAGTCGCAATCAATCCAACATTCACCGCACAAAGAACCACTAGGGCAAACCCTCTTGCCATTCTCATTCCTTGTCTCAGCATCCCCCGCCCCTTCTCACACTATCCTAGGCTGAATGTATCTGACTTTCAAATGTCTACGCCGACGGTGGCGACTTCTCTTGGTGTACACCGGAGTCAGTCGGCAATCCACTGAAGTAGAAAGCGGAGATCGCCACGGTCGCCGCCACGTTCAATGACTCGACCCCCTCGGCCAATGGAATGGAAAATCTGACCTGAGACGCCTTCATGATTTCGGATGATAGCCCCGCGCCCTCATTGCCAACAGCGACCAGGAGTCGGCTGGGTATGGTTTGAATCTCCCTAATGGGAACTTTATCAGCCGACGACAGGACCGCTGAATAAATTCTACATTCAGACAACCTCACTGCCTGAAGATCCGCTGTCCGAAAAACGGGCAGCCTCAGGAGCGTACCAGCTGTGGCACGGACAACCTTGGGGCTGAAATGATCGGCGGAGTCATGGCTCAACCAGACGCCGGATAGATTCAGCGCGGCGGCTGTCCTGATAATCGTTCCCACGTTCGCCGGATCTTGCAGGTGATCTCCATAGATACCCAGAACGCGTGATCGCCCAAGTACCTGCGCCTCGTTCCACTGAGGTTGCCGGACCACGGCCAGGATCCCTTGAGGCATCTCCACATCTGTCAGTTTTTCAAAGGCAGGATCCGAGCACACGAACTGTCGCGCCCCTAAGCTGGAGCGCCTGCTCCGATCCCCGTCGGTCTCAGTACGAAGGTAACGAGGCGATACGAGGAGACTCTGTATCGCCTGGGGATGTTGGGAGATCAGATCATAACACGGCTTGGCGCCTTCCACCACGAAGACGCCCTCGGTTGATCGGACTTGTTTTTCTCGCAGCAGCTGCCGGATGAAAGAGCCCTGTGCACGAGACAAGGGCCTGGGGTGTGGCCCAGTATCCACTATGATGACCCCGACTGCGCGCCGAAAGGGAACCGACCTAACCAGATGAGGTCGTCACTCACCGGCGCCTTCGTTCAGACGCCGCTTCCGCCGCACGAATACGCTGAGCCCTCGCCTTGGCACGCTTCAGAGCCGTGAGTTTTCCCCTGGTCCGAGTCTGCTCAAACTGAAGCTGTTCAAGCTGAGACTTCAGGTGTGCCTTCTCTTGTTTATGCAGACTCGCGCATTCTGGTTTGGACAACTGTGTCCAATCCCCACTGCTCCTGGCTCGCTTGATTCGATCATCTAGCGATTCTCGAAGCTGCCTGGCTCTCATCGTCATGAGTGATTTGAGCGCCTCTTGACGACGCTGCACCTCTTCCTCCTCAGCCATGATCCCGCGAATATCGGTTCCTAACATGGATCCAACCTCCTTACAGATACTCTGGAACGAGAGCGCGCATTATACCCGATCTCATAGCCAATCTGGAATGCCTTATAAGGCATTGTTTTTAAACGCTAATCAATCCGTATCCTGAGCGCTTCCTTGAAGCGATTTGCTCGGTTGTGTATTATCACCCCATGCCGATAGGGCCATGCATTCAGGGTTGGAGGCTCAAACGAAAGCTGTCGATCGAATCTCTCGCAGACGCGGCCGGCATTTTTCCCAGCCTTCTGGAACAGATCGAAGCGGATCAAGCGGACCCGACGACCTGTATGATCGAAGCACTGGCCTGTGCTCTCCGCGTTCCCCCGTCCTGGCTATTTGACAGCCCCAGATCCTTTGAGCATCTATTCACAGACCACGATGAGGGAGAGGAACCTGACCGTAGTCAGCGTGATCCGGTGACAGATCGAATCCTGTGTGGTTCACGAGCAGACCGGTCACTCTATATTCTCCTCACAACGCTCATGCAATCAGGCGATCCCAAATTGTTGCGGGCGGCCGAGATGAGCCTCCGGAGTCTCGTCAAACAATCGCGGCAAGCTACCGTCCCCTGGCAACAACGCCCTTCGGGCCACTTCGAACCACCGAGCGACTAATCGGATTGGTCGGACAGATCAAGCCATCCCCACTCCACTCAGAGTCCAAGACGACACCGACTCTCAGACCTCGGAGAGAAATCGGATAGCCGAAACCAGGCGCCATATCCATTTCGTGAAACAAACTGTTCCTATGCAATCCCTATTGATACACTCCAGCCATGACAGTATTGGTTAAACTTAGACATGATCCGGCATTGAGGATTTGATGCGTAGGTGCTTCATACTGATCCTGCCGCTCTTCATGGTCGGATGCAACAGCAGTAATCAAGTCTCCTCTTCTCTCCTTTCCCTGTCCACCTCCTCACCCGCCATCAGAGAGCCGGTGATTGATCGAGTTGGTCCCGTTGTCCAAGACCTCCTCCAATCCACATCTCGTGAGGCTCACCACACCATCACCGCCTCCCATCAAACGGTGGACGCACGATCAGCCAAGTACAAGCAGCAGGCGGTCACGGACACGTTGAAAAACCCCTGGAAAGGCATGAGGCATTTGGAACACCATGGACTCCTCGTCGCGGAACTTGCAGCCACTAGTCCGCTTGACCTTCCTGCCCTCCTCGATAGGCTCGCGACCGGCATGCATCAGCCCTCTGCACCGATGACACCGCTCCCCATCCCTACCGGCTCACATCGTCGTGACACAATGGACTTCATTCTGGAAACCTTTCACCAAGCCGCGCTCCATCGGGAGATTGCACTGGCTGGGCTTTCCGATCCGGAACGTACCTTCCTCTTCGAACACGGACGAACACTGGCAGAATCCTATACGCCGCAAATCTCTGTACTCTCCGACGTCACTATGCCTCAAGTCCTCGCGAACACTCGGTTTGCAGAGCTTTTGAAAGAGCGAGTGAAGTCCGAGCACCTCCTTGCCGCAGGCCAAATACTGGCACAGTTGACCAATGCGCGGTGGCTCGAACAACTGGCCGTAGCATTCTCGGAGCCGGTCTCTCCGACAGAGATTCCCCCTGGCATCACCGGCGACGTCAGATTGGTGCAGGATACATCCGAAGGGCTCATCGTCATTGGAGGCCCAGGTCCAAACAGCTATCAATTGGAGGAGCCCGTTGCGCTCATTGTTGATCTTGGCGGGGACGATTCATATCGCGGTGTCATCGGTGCATCGTACGACGTCCGCTATGGGAATGCCGTGGTCATCGATCTTGCAGGCAATGACCGTTACACCGGATCTCCGTTGGGAATAGCCACAGGCCGACTCGGTGTCGGACTTCTATTCGACCAATCCGGTGACGACCACTATGAACTTTCTCTAGGATCAGGTGGAGTGGGCTTGGGCGGACTAGGCATCTTGGTCGATATTAAGGGACATGACCAGTACCACGGCAACCGACTGACGCAGGGAGCGGCGATTGGGGGATGGGGACTCTTGATCGATACGGCAGGCAGCGATCACTATAGGAGCCATGGGTTTGCCATCGGGTTTGGAGGACCTCTTGGGCTCGGTGCCGTCATTGATACTGAAGGCGATGATCAGTACCAATGCGGTGAGGTCATTCCCAGCGCCTACAACGCCCACGAGGCTCCGGAGTCGAAACCCGGCGATCAGGAGTTTCAATACGACTGCTTTGGCCTCGGCACAGGCGCCGGCTCACGCGTCCTGACCACACACTCTCAATGGGTTGACCAAAGCTTAGCCGGTGGCATGGGTCTGTTGATAGATCTAACCGGGCATGATCGATATCAAAGCGCAAACTTTTCACAGGGAATGGGATATTTTTTTGGCGCAGGAATCTTGCTCGACCTCAATGGCGAGGACGAGTATCAAGCCGCCCGCTACGGCCATGGTGCCTCCGCCCATTATGGCGTGGCACTGTTCATCGATCAGAAGGGAGATGATCGATATGGATCCACCGGGCCTTATTACAATGCGGGAGTGGCCTGGGACCATGGCATCAGTCTGACCATCGACGCGGGAACCAGTCATGACGTCTATGCCTTCGATCGCACAACCGGTCTTGGGAAAGCTGACCACAGCGGCTGGGCAGTATTTGTGGACGAAGGCGGGCGTGACACCTATCGAGTCACGTCAGGACTTGGTGAGGCCTCGGAACGAAGTCTTGCCGGTTTCATCGATCTCACTGGTGAGGACCAATATAACCTCCTGTCACCATTGTCCCATTTCCGTCCCACAAACAGCCTTCTTTTCTCTCATGGACCAGGCAGCCTTTTCCAAGACCAGTAGGACATCAGTAAACTCACCATCCACATCCTCTCTGAACACTGCAGATGGGTTCCCCATCTCCACCAAACCTCCGGACCAAGCCGAGAGGAAGGGGGTTGTTTTTTCCCTTTCAGACGTGGAAAATACTGGGACTCTATCACTATAGGCCTAACCATCCACATTACTTATTAGAGAGGCATAATCGTGACTCTGCGTAATCTTGTACAGTTCGTGTTGGTCGTAAGTCTCAGTGGTATTGGGAGCCAGGTCTTCGCGTACGATGCCAGTCCGAACATCGGCACCGCAGAGGGCTCCTGTGCGGATGTGATCTTTTCTGCCTTTACGCCAGCTCCATACTCCTATGAGAAGGGTAACGAGACGGCGCCAAAATCAGACTTTTCGTTCCTGGCATCGAAGGCAACCCGTATCGACAGCCTGAAGGTCACTGTCAAGGATGAAAAGGTCCCGATCACGATAACACCGCAAGGGAATGGGTATCTGGTCAAAGGGAAGCTGCCTGCCAGCGCGACGGGATCTTATGTCCGGGTCGACATTTTTGCTGAAGGGCTTACCCTCTGTCAGCGTGCGGACGGGTGGCTCTTAAAAGTTGCGAAGTGATCTAGGTCACGGTGGGCAGGCAGCTGTCCTGCCCATCGTCATGTGGGTTGCCGTCTGCCAAGACCAGCCTTACGGCTCCTCCTCTTCGACCGACTCAATCGCCTCCCGCAACTTCCCCACAAAGACCTCCGGCTGACTGAGAGCACTCTCCGTCAATTGAAATTCACTGACGAGCACACCGTCTTTATCGACTAGAACGAGACGATACCCCTGTTTCATGAAACACCTTTCTTCTGAATGGGTCAGATCAAAAGGACTTCTGGCAAAGAGCCGCCGACTTAGGGCTGGATCAAAATGGAAAGCGAATGCCGAGGTGGACTTCGTTTGGAACGAGGTGCGGCCCGAACAGGCTTCTCACGCCTACAGTGGCTGGACTGGAAAGTGATGAGGCCGACGGTACGGTGTGGAGCACGCGATCACGCTCCGTGACATAGCCGCCGCCAAACCCTGCTGCGACATAGGGAACCAACGTCAGACCACTCACCGAAATTTCTGTCGAAAGGGCCGGGGTTGTCCGCAATGCCATGCCACTCTCCCCTACCAGTGAACCGGATGGGGTCTGCCTCAATTCGACTTCTCCTGTCTTTGCAGGAGCAGATGGTCCCTCTAGACCAGCGTGCGCTGGTCCTATTGGAGTGGATCCGTGTTTCGTGGTGTCTGCATAGGAGAGCGTCCCCCACAGACTCAACGCGATCATGATGCCCACTCCGGAAGCCCCTCTGATCAAACGAACCGGCAACATAAGTTTCACCATACAATCTGCCAGACCTTCATGCAAGAGGTCGGCAAGTCACACTGCAAGACCATGGATTGAGGCACCATACCCACCTTGCAGCCACATTACGTCGAGACACATAGGAGCGTATTCTCATCCGTGTGGTGGAGGAGATCCGGACGACCCGGCATACGAAGTTGCGTATCCTCTGCATAGCGAAATCGATTCTGATCACAAATCGTCACCGTCGGTTCATCGGGTACCGTCTTGAACTCCCTCTTGAGAAACCGATTCGAACAAATCCTGTTGGTCTCCGATCCGCCCTCCGCCACACGTGTAACGGATGTAGCTGTCGGCTCCACTGTGCCGCCAGCCATCACGGCCACCCCACGTGGCACGCTGAAACAGCGCAGCACCTGCCGAGCATCGGGGTGCTACAACCAATACCCGACCGCTTCATGAAACGGATCAGCCTCTCAGATGCGATGCGCAACCGTCGCCTCGCGTAAGCCATACAACGCCTGTTCATGATTACGGATCGCACCAATTGGGACAAAGGTGCCCCTGTCGCGAAACCTATTTTCTACTGCGTCTCGCAATCAGCCGATGGTGTTTCATCAGCACCCTTCGCTCCCTCCCAGACACCCGCTAAAATCGTCAACGACCTCTTGGGTTAACTTCGTAAAACGGTCGTTCAGGGATAGGGTTCATACATCTTCTTTATTTTCTTGGCGAGAACAAGCGTCCACGATATCGTACCTGCGACAGACTTACGGAACTCATGCAGGTCCATCTTTATGCGTTTCTATGACATGGTGGTCGTCGGCAGTGGACCAGCAGGCCAGAAAGCGGCGGTCCAAGCGGCGAAACTTTCCAAGCGCGTGGCCATCATTGAGAAGGCCCGGCAACTTGGTGGCGCCTCGCTCAATACCGGCACGTTGCCCAGCAAAACCCTCAAAGATACCATTGAGTACATCCATGGCCTACATCGACGAGGGCTGGCCCAGTTGGGTACAGCACTCACCAGGCAACTGACCCTCCCCGACCTGATGACCCGCAAAGCTCAGGTCATCGAGACCGAAGTCGTTGTGATCACTCATCAATTACAACGTAACCATATCGACATCATTCCAGGCACAGCTGCTTTTCTCGACCCACATACCCTGAATGTGACGCGATCGGATGGATCTGTCGATCAGGTCCAGGCCTCTGCCATCGTACTGGCCACAGGCTCACGACCCCGCCGTCCCTCGGACATTCCGTTTGACGATCTGATCATTTGCGACTCTGACTCCTTCCTCCGTACGACCATGAACCCGACCAGCATCATCGTGATCGGAGGGGGTGTCATCGGAGCTGAGTACGCCTCAATGTTGGCTGCATTCGGGATCAATGTCACCCTGATCGATCGGCGGACGCAGATTTTGCGGTTCTTGGACCTGGAAATCGCGCAGGCACTTGAGGCGCAGATGCAGCACAACCGGGTGACGATGCGACTCGGCCAGGAATACTTGGACATATCCGTCAACGCCAGCGGCCGCCCGACAGTCCACCTTCAAAATGGAGAGACCGCAACCGCCGACATGCTGCTTTACACCATGGGGCGGATCGGGAACACCGAAACCCTGAATTTATCGACAATCGGCCTGATGACAGACCAACAGGGGCAGCTATCCGTGAACGCCCATTACCAAACAGCCATTCCGCACATCTATGCCGTGGGTGATGTCATTGGGTTTCCCGCGCTTGCCGCAACCGCAATGGAACAGGGGCGACTCGCGGCCTGCCATGCGTTTCAGCTACCGGACATGCATAAACCCAAAGTAATTCCGTATGGCATCTACAGCATTCCTGAAGTCTCGATGGTGGGCCTTCATGAGGAGGAGCTCGCTGCCGCCCATGTTCCGTACGCCACCGGGAGAGCCTTTTTCCGAGAAATGGCGCGTGGCCACATCAGCGGCGATCTCCACGGGCTCTTAAAGGTGATCTTTCACCGCGAGACGCATGCGTTGCTGGGCGTCCACATCATTGGAGCCGGAGCCACGGAGTTGATTCACATCGGACAATCAGTCCTGACCTATGGAGGAACGGTGGAGTACTTCGTCCATAACGTCTTCAATTACCCCACCATGGCCGAGTGCTATCGTACCGCAGCCCTGGACGGACTCAACCAACTGCACCACCCGCCATCTCATTAGAATTCGAACCAGGCCGGAGACAATGGTATCCCACGAGACGGAATCGCCTGAGGAGAAGTTGGCGTAATTGGCCTACAGAGGATTTACTAAAAACGTTAAAAAGACTATACTCAGATTATACCTACCGGTTGTCATGAGCTACGTGGAGTCGTAGTCATGAGAATGATCCCGACTATCAGTTTTTCTCTTCCTGCAGTTTCCTCGTCCGTATTGTCTTGTCCACCAGCCGACTTCCTCCTGGAAATCGGCCACCACAGGAGGTATGGCCATGCCTATTCCACGCACCGTGAAGTCACGCCTTGATCGCGAACATGTCCATTACGATATCTTGGCTCACTCTCACACAAATCGCGCGCGCGCAGTTGCCGAAAGCCTTCATCTCCCGGAACAATCCATGGCCAAGGTGGTCATCGTGAAAGTACAGGAGCGATTCGTCACCATGGTTCTGCCGGCCACGGCGAAGATCGATTTTCAACGCCTGCGCGGGATTTTCGGAACCCACCGCGTCCGACTTGCGACCGAGGAAGAACTAGCCCAACTCTTTCCTGACTGCGAAGTCGGGGCCATGCCGCCGCTCGGGACACTCTATGGCCTTCCCGTCTATGTCGACCAATCGCTCATAGGGGACGAAGAAATTCTCTTCGAGGGGGGAACCCACTCCGAAGCGATCCGAATGCGCTACTGGGATTTTGCGGCACTCGTGTTTCCTACCGTCGCCGAGTTCCACCGGACGCCGACACCGAGTTGCTGAGATTCAGGGATCCCGTCAAGTCACGGCTCAAATATTGGGTTTTCTTCTCCTAAAACTGCTAGGATAGGGTTCGGCCTGTCAGAACGTGGCACCCTCTTTCGAAAGGACATCTATGCAAACCAGTTCAAAGCTTATAGTCGTCTGCATCATCGCCTCGCTTATCGGCCTACCGACCCTGTCATTCGCCAAGGCACGAGGAGGTGGCGGAGGATTTTCGAGTGGGGCTCGCGGCGGAAACTCCTCAATGGGCTTTGGAAGCCGTGGATCACGAACCTATCAGGAGAACGGCGCCAAGCCCATTGAGCAATCCACCGCTCCCAGACCTTCAGCGACACCGCCACCACAGACCGCGAACAGTCCGATGGCTCAACCCACCCCGGCTACATCCCCTTCGTGGTTCCAACGCAATCCCTTACTTGCCGGGATCGCCGGCGGGCTAGCTGGAACCTGGCTCGGCCATATGCTCTTCGGCGCGACGGAGAGCAGCGCCAAGACCACGGATGCGGAATCAGGATCAGCATCAGCACCCACATCAGGGAACTCCTTTGGGTTCATCCTCCTCCTGATGGCTCTTGGAGCAGGCGCATTCTATTTCTTCAGACGGTCCAAACAGACACCGGCACCGGTCTTTACCGGACTCTCACGTAGCACATCAGCCCGAGGGAGCCTCCTCGACGTTTCGGCCAACAGCACGACGAATGAGCCAGACACGAAGGCCTACAGCGTGACGACAGACGATAAGTCCACCTTTCAGCAACTCCTCACCAATATTCAATCCGCCTGGAGCTCACAGGATTTGGCAGGGCTACAGCAGCGTGTGACGCCTGAAATGTTCAGCTATTTCAGCGAGGCACTGGCCGAGGATAATCGTCAAGGGGTCCGGAACCATGTGGAAGACGTCGTGTTACTCAAGGGAGACGTCCGCGAAGCCTGGTCGGAAGACACGACCGACTATGCCACGGTGGACCTCCGCTGGAATGCCCGTGACTACACCGTCTCCACAACAATCCCACGTGGAGAACCCGGCTATCTGGTTGAGGGAAGTGAAGACACGGTAACGGAATCCGTCGAAGTCTGGACCTTCATGCGTGTGCGTGATGGTCACTGGCTCTTGTCGGCCATCCAGCAGCAATAATCGACTCAAGAAGGCGGCTGACTCACAGAGTCAGCCGCCGATCCACTTCCAGAGACATGGCGTCAGGACATAGGCTGCGGCAGAAACCAACACCCCAATCACCACACCCAGCAGCCCCGCCACATAGAGTCCCGCAAACGGCGCCGCCAACACGACTAAGAGCATGAACAAGGCTATCGAAGGATGGGCTTCATAAAACGTCCGGCGGGATTCTGCTGAAAACAGATTGGAACCTCCGGCGTTTGAACGGTTACCCATACACTCCTCACCCACTGTTTGCTGATGGGATTTATGTACCGGGGAGTCTTCGCGGATCAAGCGTCTGTCCCGTTATCGTCCCTTCGACGCTTGCGAGGTAGGCTTGCGCCACACGCGCAGCCGGCATGCCCGGCGCTGGGTCCATCTTTCGTGCCACGAGAGTTTCCGTCACCCAGGGTGGACTCACGACATTGACTCGTATCCCACGCGGCAGCTCCAGCGCGGCCGCTCGAACAAAGCCTTCAAGGCCGGCATTCACCATGCTGATAGAGGCACTCCCCTTGATTGGCTCCTGACTCAACACACCGGTCGTCAGTGTAAACGACCCGCCGTCGGCAATGAACTGTCGACCGATCCGCACGAGATTGGCTTGTCCCATTAGCTTATTCGAGAAGCTGAACAGATAGTCAGCATCCGTCAGCTCATCAAGACTTCCAAACTTCGCCTGCCCCGCTGCGCTGATTACCGCATCAAATGTTCCCACCGACTGAAACATCGCGCGAATCGACTCCGGCGAGGCTACATCCACATGCACAGTTCCTGATGTCCGTCCAACGACGACCACCTCATGCCGGGCCGACAACGCCACCACCACGGCTGATCCAATCGTGCCGGCTCCTCCGACCACAATCACTCGCATCGCTCGTTCTCCTCCACCCAGCCCTGAACTATTTGCATTCATCCTAGAGAGACCTGCTCCCCGCTTGCAAAAAATGCGTGGTCTCGCAACCCTGCTCCAAATCTATTTATGAATCTATTGTCAAGACATTGCAACAGGAAGAGAGTCTCGCCCGTTTCACGCGTTCCAATCGCCGCTACCCTATCACTCTATCCCCGAGAATCTCCGCATAGTTAATGATCGAATGATCAAAGAGCCTGTTGTCGTCATCCTTCTTCGAGTCTGAAATGCATCGCTCTTCACCATGATGTTCAAAGGAGAAAGGAGGCACGGTCGGTACAATTGCCGTCACAGGATCACGGCCATTGACATAGCGAATGTGGGGGGTTGAGGCGGCGAGGCCATTCTTGTCGATGTGTCTTCCCACACGCGGCTCGCCAAAGGTCACAATACGGGTAAATTGGTGGGTCATCCCTGCAATGAGAGCCATGGCCGCCCCCAAGCTATGCCCCGTGACATAGAATTCCACACAATCTGCGATTGGCGATGACTTCAGATCGGCTTCAATCTTCGGCCACAACTCCGTCGTCGCGGCAAGAAAGCCTCCGTGAACCTCGGCGCCATTGTATGGGACTTGAGGGAAGTTCAGATCGTCAAGAATGTCCGTCGCCAAAAACGTATTGAACTTCTCTGGGAGTTCGATACCGACGGCATCAGCCACTCTTCGCAAAAACTCCGGAGTTCGAA
Above is a window of Candidatus Nitrospira nitrosa DNA encoding:
- a CDS encoding Tim44 domain-containing protein — translated: MQTSSKLIVVCIIASLIGLPTLSFAKARGGGGGFSSGARGGNSSMGFGSRGSRTYQENGAKPIEQSTAPRPSATPPPQTANSPMAQPTPATSPSWFQRNPLLAGIAGGLAGTWLGHMLFGATESSAKTTDAESGSASAPTSGNSFGFILLLMALGAGAFYFFRRSKQTPAPVFTGLSRSTSARGSLLDVSANSTTNEPDTKAYSVTTDDKSTFQQLLTNIQSAWSSQDLAGLQQRVTPEMFSYFSEALAEDNRQGVRNHVEDVVLLKGDVREAWSEDTTDYATVDLRWNARDYTVSTTIPRGEPGYLVEGSEDTVTESVEVWTFMRVRDGHWLLSAIQQQ
- a CDS encoding short chain dehydrogenase codes for the protein MRVIVVGGAGTIGSAVVVALSARHEVVVVGRTSGTVHVDVASPESIRAMFQSVGTFDAVISAAGQAKFGSLDELTDADYLFSFSNKLMGQANLVRIGRQFIADGGSFTLTTGVLSQEPIKGSASISMVNAGLEGFVRAAALELPRGIRVNVVSPPWVTETLVARKMDPAPGMPAARVAQAYLASVEGTITGQTLDPRRLPGT
- a CDS encoding lipase family protein, with protein sequence MNQIEKRGRTFDALFNPKHYAPFLGIGDADKFRAVWENHPDYVFANMAHAAYVDDDYNQALFAKLGVTVKSYASGPNSFGIIRGRQAILAHWDRVAVLSFRGTEGSEPLAVRTPEFLRRVADAVGIELPEKFNTFLATDILDDLNFPQVPYNGAEVHGGFLAATTELWPKIEADLKSSPIADCVEFYVTGHSLGAAMALIAGMTHQFTRIVTFGEPRVGRHIDKNGLAASTPHIRYVNGRDPVTAIVPTVPPFSFEHHGEERCISDSKKDDDNRLFDHSIINYAEILGDRVIG